The Candidatus Deferrimicrobiaceae bacterium sequence CATCGAATGCTCCTTCCCTTTCGTTGGGAACCGGGGACGACTCAGGCGGACAGTGCGGTGCGAACGCCTTCCATGTCGGAGGGCTTGCTGAATGCCGCGGTGACGGCTTCGCGCTCGATCCGCTTCACGAGTCCGGAAAGGACCTTCCCCGGGCCTACTTCGATGAATGCGGAAGCGCCCAAGGCGCGCATCGCGCGAACGGAGGCTTCCCATCGGACCGGAGAGGCAATCTGCCGAGCCAGAAATTCCCAAGCGGGGATACCGTCAGAATAGCATTCCCCCGTGACGTTCGCTACCACCGGAAACCGGAAAGTCCCTTGCGGCATGGCTGAAAGCTCGGGCGCGAGACGGTCGGCGGCCGGTTTCATGAGCGCACAGTGGAAAGGCGCGCTCACCGGCAGCGGAAGCGCCCGCTTGGCGCCCGCGGCCTTGCCCGCTTCGCACGCCGCTTTGACGGCATCGGCGCTTCCCGAGATGACGACCTGGTCCCCTCCGTTGAAGTTGGCGGGGGAGACGATGCCTTGGCCGGCCACCGATGCGCAGACCGCCTCGACGGCTTCGGCGGACAGCCCCATGATGGCCGCCATCGCGCCCTCCCCGACGGGGACCGCCTCCTGCATGTACCGGCCGCGCGAACGAAGCACCCGGACCGCATCGCGAAGGGAGAAGACGCCCGCGGCCACGAGTGCCGAGTATTCGCCGAGGGAATGGCCCGCAACGCACACGGGCGAGAGCGACAGCTCGGCATCGAGTACGCGGAACGCGGCAACGCTCACGGTGAAGATCGCCGGCTGGGTGTTTTCGGTCATTCGAAGCGCCTCTTCGGTCCCGGTAAAGCACAGCGCCGCAAGGTCCATCGAAAGCGCTTCGGAAGCCTCCTCGAACACAGCGCGGGCGACGGGGCTATCGTCGTAAAGTTCCTTCCCCATACCGCTGAACTGGGACGCCTGGCCTGGAAATATCAGTCCGATTCCCATGGGGCGGCCGCCTACATCCGGACCAGGGCGGAGCCCCAGGTCAGTCCGCCTCCGAACGCGGACATCAGGACGAGATCCCCCGGCTTGTATCGCTTCTGCTCATAAGCCTCTGCCAGCGCCATCGGGATGGACGCCGCCGATGTATTGCCATATTTCGCCAGGTTAACGAACACGCGCTCGGAAGGGATATGGATTCGCTTGCCGACCGACTTGATGATCCGGAGGTTGGCCTGGTGCGGGATGAAGAGCGCAACGTCTTCGATGCCGACGCCGTTTGCTTTGAGCGCCTCTTCCGACACCTCGGCCATCCGGGTAACGGCGTGCTTGTAGACGTCGTTCCCGGCCATGTTGATGACGCGCCTTGGGGCATCGTGGCCGTGGTCGGTCCCGGCTCCGACGGTGCCTCCGCCGGGGCCGTTCAGGAGCGTCCACAGGTCGCCGTCGGAATGGGTGTGCGTGCTCAGGATCCCCTCACCTTCGGGACAATCCGATAGAACCGCAGCGCCGGCGCCGTCGCCGAAGAGGATGCAGGAGTTCCGGTCGGTGTAGTCGAGGATAGAGGACATGATCTCGGCGCCGATGACCAGTGCGTTCTTCCCGCGCCCGGCACGGATCATCGCGTCGGCCATCGAGAGGGCGAAGATGAAACCGGAGCAGGCAGCCATAATATCGAAGGCGAAGGCGTTCTTCGCCTTGATCTTGCTCTGGACGTAGCACGAGGTGGACGGGAACAGCATGTCGGGCGTCAGGGTGGCGACGATAATGATGTCGATATCGTCGGGACTCAGGCCGGCGTTGGCCATCGCCCGGCGGGCAGCCTCGGCGGCAAGGTCCGAGGTCGGAGTGCCGGGAGCGGCCTTGTGGCGTTCGACCATCCCGGTGCGTTCGCGAATCCACTCGTCAGAAGTCTGGACCATTTTCTCGAAATCTTTGTTGGTCACGATTTGAGGCGGCGCATACATCCCGACGCCAACGATCTTGCTGCCCATATCTTTCCCCCCCCCGGGATAGTGCCCGCCCGCGGACCGCGATCGATCAGTTTCGGGCGGATATCCCCTCGTCGGCCTGACAGCCGTGCGAGGCGATCGAACGCGCGATCTCGACATCGACTCCACCGCGGCTGAGCGAGGCCGCCATGCGGATTCCGTTCTTGATCGCCTTTGCGTCGGAGGAACCGTGGCAGATCACCACCCCCCCGCGAACGCCGAGCAAAGGCGCTCCGCCGTATTCCGTGTAGTCGAGTTTTTTCTTGAGTTTTTTGATCGCCCCGCCGGCAAGCAGCGCGCCCAGCATGGCGGGGTAAGATTTCCGGATCTCGGCCTTGAGGAACTGCCCGAGTGCGGAGGCCATCCCCTCCATCGTCTTGAGCACGACGTTCCCGACGAAGCCGTCACAGACGAACACGTCGGCTTTGCCTGCGAAGAAATCGCGCCCTTCGACATTGCCCACGAAATTGAGGCGGCTGTTGCGAAGCTTCTCGCCGGTCTCCCGCGTCAGGTCGGTGCCCTTGCCTTCCTCTTCGCCGATGCTGACCACGCCGATACGCGGTGATGCAATGCCGAGGATCTTCCGGGCATAGGCGTCGCCCATGAACGCGAACTGCTCCAGGTGGGCGGGTTTGCAATCGACATTTGCCCCCGCGTCGATGAGCACGATGGGGCCGGAAGGGGTCGGGATGGTGGCGCTGATGGCGGGACGATCGATGCCCTCGACCTTCTTGAGGATATACAGGGCTCCCGCCATGACTGCACCCGAATTGCCGGCGCTGACGAAGGAGGAGACCTCCCCGGAAGACACCAGGTTGAGGCCGACCCGCATGGAGGAATCCTTCTTCTTGCGCATGGCGATCGCCGGCGACTCGTCCATCTCGACGATTTCGGAAGCGTGGACCACCGAGACGAGGGGATGACCGCCTCCCGCGCGCGCCAGCTCCTCCCTGATCCGGGTCTCCTGGCCGACAAGAACGATCGGGACGTTCAACTCGCGGGCGGCCATAAGTGCGCCTGACACGACTTCCCGCGGAGCGTGGTCGCCCCCCATAGCGTCGACAGCGATTTTCATCTTGAAAGCGGCAGGAGACGCTGTCGGGTCAGTCCTTGGCGATGACTTCTCGGCCATTATACGTTCCGCAGTTCTGGCAGATCATGTGGGGCCGCTTGATCTGCTTGCACTGCGGGCAGACGTTGATTGCGGGATTGGAAAGCTTCTTGTGCGTGCGCCGCTTGTCGCGCCGAGTCTTTGAACCGCGTCTTTTCGGATTAGGCATCGTACTACTCCTTTTTCGTTTTCAGGGATTCCAGCACGGAGAACACGTTTCTTCGTTCGGCGGAAGGACACGTGCACTCGCCGCGATTTCGGTTACCGCCGCATCGGGGGCAAAGCCCCTTGCAGTCTTCCTTGCAGACGATCCTGGACGGGATTCCCAGCGCTACATGCTCCCGCAGGATATCTTCCGGGTCGATCGAGACCCCGTTATGATAATTCAGTTCGAGGTCGCCCTCGTGAAGCTCGACATGCGAGTTGCCCGCCGGCTCCTCGTCGGGCGGCACCAGGAAGGCATGGAAGCGATCTTCCAGAAGAACGGAGACCGGCTCCGAGCAGATGTCGCACTGCCCTTCCCCCTTGGCCCGGTATGCCCCCTCGACGAAGACATCCTTGCCTTCGACCCGAAGATACAATTCGACGGAAACCAGCTTGCAAGACTCTAACGGGTAAGGATCGATCCCTTCAAGAACATTCGGGACCCACGCGCTCCCCCTGGAGGCGACCACGTCGAGCCCGTCCCCGGGAATTTCGGCAATTCGAATATGCACGGCTGTCCTGTCTCCAGAAGTCGAATTGAATACTATAGGCAAGGCGGCCGTTTCTGTCAATCGCAACATGGCGGGGCGTCGACTCGCGCAACATCTTGTTATATCATTGGATGATGATCCGCAATCCTGCCGTCGCCGGACAGTTTTACCCGGCGAGCGAACGCGAGCTCGACCTTGCCGTGGAATCGCTCACCGCCGACCTTCCGGGCAAAGTGCCCGCGAAGGCGGTCGTCGTCCCGCATGCCGGCTACCTGTATTCGGGCAAAGTCGCCGGCGCCCTGTTTTCCGCGATCGAAATCCCCGACCGGATCGTCGTGATGTGCCCAAACCATACCGGCGTCGGCCACCAGGCTGCCCTCTGGGGTTCCGGCGAATGGCGCATGCCCTGGGGAAACGTCCCCGTCGATGAAGAATTTTCGAGCCGCCTCCTGAAAGCCGCTCCGATCCTGGTCGACGATCCCTCCGCTCACGGGGGGGAACATGCCCTCGAGGTCGTCCTCCCCTTCGCCCACAGATTCCGGAAGACGTTCCGTTTGGTCCCGATCGTTCTCGGTCACCTTTCCCTGGCCCAATGCCGGCAGCTCGGCGAGGCGATCGCCGACACCGTTTCCGCGTCGGAATCACCGACGCTGATCGTGGCCAGCTCCGACATGTCCCACTACGTCCCCGACGAAGTCGCCCGCAGGAACGACCGCCTCGCGATCGACCGGATGCTGTCGCTCGACCCGAAAGGACTCCACGAGACCGTCCTGACCCACCGGATCTCGATGTGCGGGGTGCTCCCCGCCACGACGGCGCTGTTCGCCGCGCTTTCCCTTGGCGCAACCGAAGCCCGTCTGGTAAAATACGCGACCTCCGGCGATGCCACCGGCGACTATCGTCAGGTCGTCGGCTATGCGGGCCTTCTGTTCCGCTGATCCGTTCCCCGTCATCCCACATCTTCAACGAAAGAGGCGCAACATGTCCGACGTCGTCACCCGATTCGCTCCGAGTCCCACCGGTTACCTGCACATCGGCGGCGCGAGAACCGCCCTTTTCAACTGGCTCCACGCCCGGGAGACCGGCGGCACTTTCGTTCTCCGCATCGAGGATACCGACCAGGAGCGTTCCACTCCCGAATCCGTCCAGGCAATCTTCGACGGGATGAACTGGCTCGGGATGAATTGGGACAAGGGGCCTTTTTATCAGACGCAGCGGATGGACCTCTATAAGAAGGAAGCGGAACGTCTCCTCGCGCAGGGAAAGGCCTATCGGTGCATCTGCACCCCCGAGGAGCTCGACCAGCGTCGCGAAGCCGCGCGCGCCCGTGGCGAGAAGCCGCGATACGACGGACGCTGCCGCAATCTCTCTCCCGCCGAGTCCGAGGGGAAGAAATCGGTCATCCGGTTCAAGCTTCCCGAAGGCGGGCAGACGATCGTCCACGACTTCATTTTGGGGGACGTGTCGTTCGACAACGCCGAACTCGACGACATGATCCTCGTCCGGACCGACGGCTTCCCCACCTACAACTTCGTCGTGGTCGTCGACGATGCTTCCATGGGCGTGACGCTCGTCCTGCGCGGGAACGACCACCTCAACAATACTCCCAAGCAGATCCTCCTTTATGAGGCGCTCGGGTATTCGATGCCCCGCTTCGGCCACGTCCCGATGATCCTTGGCAAGGACGGCACCAAGCTGTCCAAGCGGCACGGGGCGATGTCGGTCATGGCCTACCAGGAGATGGGCTATCTGCCCGAGGCAATGGTCAACTACCTTGTCCGCCTCGGATGGTCGCATGGCGACCAGGAGATCTTCTCCGTCGAGGAGCTGAAGCAGGTATTCTCGCTCGACCACATCGGCAAGTCGGCCGGCAAGTTCGACCCCGACAAGCTGCTCCACTTGAACGCCCACTACATCAAGAGCGGCGACCCGGCACGGATCGCGGCGCTCCTGGTCCCCTTCCTCGCGAAGGTCGGCATCTCGACCGAGGCGTCCCCCCGGCTCGAAGCCATCGTCAAGACGCTCCAGGAACGGGCGAAGACACTGGTCGAGATGGCGGAATCGGCGGTCTTCTTTTTCCGTGAAAAGGAAATCGACCCCGCCGCAGCCAGGAAAGTCCTTACCCCCGAGGCGCTCGCCCTGCTCGATGAAGTGGTCGCCGCGCTCTCCGGGTCGGCGTCCTTTTCCCACGAGGCGCTGGAAGCGGCGGTCGCCCCCCTTGTCGTCAAGGCCGACGGCAAGCTCGGGAAAATCGCGCAGCCGATCCGGGTCGCACTTACGGGCGGCACCGTCTCCCCCGGCGTATTCGAGATCATGGAAGTACTGGGAAAAGAAGAGGTGATCCGGAGACTTTCGAGCGCGCGGAGCCGGATTCCCGCTTGACTCCCACCGTCCCTGCGGGTAAAATTTTCGTTCTCGTTGGGGAATGGTGAAATGGAATCACACGTGGCTCTGACCCACGTATTCCAGGTTCGAACCCTGGTTCCCCAGCCAATGCGGTCCCATCGTCTAGTGGCCCAGGACGCCGCCCTCTCACGGCGGAGACGGGGATTCGAACTCCCCTGGGACCGCCACTAAAAAATAAAAGCCCCTCGCGCGAGCGGGGGGCTTTTTCGTATCCGCCGATCCCGGCAGGGTTAGAAGGAAGCCTGCCGATCAGCGCGGGCCCATTCTTTGGAGCTGATCTTCGGCTTTCCGCGCGACCGCCTCGCGGCCGGCACGAATTGCCTCGTCCCGTAACGCAATCAGCAACTCGCGATCCTCCGGTGCAAGGGTCGCCGCACGCTCAAGGATCGAAAGCCCTGAATCGATATCGCCTTTCCGAATACGGAGCGATCCCGCTGCCAGCATGGCGTTCGTGTCGTCGGGCCTCCATGCAAGCACCTGCTCGTAAATACGAAGCGAGGCCGCTTCGTTGCCGAGTCGTCCGTATGCCGCCCCCAGGTTGTACCAACTCTTGACGTAGTCCGGTTCCAGGCGAATCGATTCCTCCAGCAGAGGGATCGCTTCGGTGATGTGACCATCCTTGATCCGTTCCACGGCAAGCGCCGTCCGGGCACGCGCGTGACGCGGATTTGTCCTGATCGCCATCAGGAACGATTTCTCTGCCCCCCCACGATTTCCGTCCAGGAGATCCAGGTTCCCCAGGTTGTACCACCCGTCCCCCGGATCGCTTTCGATGAGACGTTCAAAGAGCGCTCTGGAATTTTTCCAGTGGGCCAGTTGCGCCCGTGCAGCGAGCCCGAGCGCAACGACGACGCCGGCGATCAGGATCCCCATGGCGATCCTTACGGAGCGACGTCGACATTTAAGGAAGAGATCGCAGAAAAGAAAAGAGAATGCGATATAAAGCCCGATGAATGGCAAGTAGGCATAACGGTCCGCCATCGCCTGTCGGCCGACTTGCACGATGCCGACCATCGGAACCATCATCCCCAGAAACCAGAACCATCCGACGGGGAGATAAGGTCGGCTCCGGCCGACCATGATGATGGCAACCGTCAGGGCGATGAGGATCATCGCGCTGCCCGCGACCTTCCATGCCGGAATCGACAGGGGCAACACATAAAGCGCGGCAAGATGCGTCGGCCAGACTGCCTTTCCGATATACGCCACGTAGGAGACGACGGCGTTCGACAGCCGAAGGGAAACGGGAATGTCCCCGAGCTCGCTCACCGCCCCTCCGGCTCTTTGGGCCGCAATCGTGACGACCGAGAGGATGATGGAGAGCGCCAGGAGCGGCAGTTTCTCGATGATGGCCCATCGCCATCGCACCCGAGAAAATGCCGTCAAGGTCGTAGGAGGGCTCCCTGTCTCCGCTACAAGCAAGGGCGCCATGACGCCCCCCAATGGCCAGATATCGAGCAGGAGCAATACGAACGGGATCGTGACGAGCGTCGCCTTCGACAATAGACCTGCGACGAATGCAAGTACGACGAGAATATACCGGCCGGCTTTTCGAGTTCGTGCATACCAGACATAGGCAAGCAGCGTGAGCATGGCGAACAAACCTGACAGGACGTCTTTTCTTTCGGAAACCCAGGCAACCGATTCCACATGCATCGGGTGGAGGGCAAAAAAGACGGCAACGAGCACGGAGGACACGGCGGCGCCTGTTGATGAATACAGGAAAATGAAGAGGAGCGCGGCATTTGCGGCATGAAACGCGACGTTCACGATGTGATGCCCACCGGCGGACAATGGCGCCGCGCCGAAGAGTGAAACATCGACCATATGCGAAATCCAGGTCAGTGGATGCCAGTTTGCGAAACGAAACTCCGTGAAAGCGCGGATGAAACCATCGCGAGTCAGCCCCCGCAACACCAATTCGTTCGCAGTAACGTATCCCGGGTCGTCAAATGTGACAAATGCGAACCCTCCGATCGGCGCGTAGACTGCGACAGCAAGCATGATCGGCACGAGCGCAAGGAATAACCGGGAGACAGGGGGAATCTTCCGCATGTCTCGATGATACCATCCCCCAACCCGGGAACTTTCCGGACCCGAACAAAAAAGCGACGCCCCGGAAACAGCCCGGGGCATCGCTTTGGTGCCGGCGGTATCGCTCCGCTTCCGGAGCGGGTCTCGTTATGTGGCCGTTAACGAATCCGGTTCGCGTTCCATGCCGGCGCCTCGACGAAGCCGAGCAGGACTCCGAGGCCGCGCGAGAATTCACCCAGGAAAGAAGGCGTCGCAACGGGGAAAGCCGCTGTCTTTTTGGCCTCCGACTTTTCGGCGCCGGTCTTGAGCGTCGTCGTCAGCGCGGCGCCTGCCAGCAGCAGGACGCCAGCCAGCATGAACGACTTGCTCATGCCGCCCGGCTGGGCGTTGAGCGTCTCGGACACCTTGCCCATGACGAAACCCCCGACGCCCCAGGCCGTGAAAAGCGCACCGTAGTTCATGCCGTAGTTCTTGAATCCCCAATAGTCCTTGCTGAAGGTCGGGAACAGGGCCAGATTCGAACCGTAGTTGAAGCCGATGAAGGTGGCGAGCAGGACGAGCAGCGCCGCGCTGCCGGTGTTGATGACGGTGAGCGCCCCGAACATCATGACGGCCTGGAAGCAGAGCATCAGGATGAGCGTCGCCTTTCGGCCGATCTTGTCGGAAAGGATGCCCGCAGTCACGCGGCCGCCCGCGTTGCCGATCGCCATGATCGCGACCGCGATGAAGGCCATGGAGCCGAGGCTCTTCTTCGCCAGGCCGGCAACGCTTCCGATGACCATGAGGCCGGCGCCCGCTCCTATGAAGTAGGCGATCCACAAAAGGTAGAAGCGTGGGTCGCGGAGCATCTCGCCGACCGTCGCGTCGTTGCCCGACTTCTTGGCCGCAACTTTCGCCGGGTCGACCTTCGCGGTCTCGACGGGGACGTAGCCCGCGGGCGGGTTGACGAGCAGGAAGGACAGGCCGCACGCGATCACGGCGAAGGCCGCCGCCAGGAACAGCATCGCCTGCTGAACGCCGTAGGCGCCGATCAGGTAGCTGGACAGCGGAGCGATGTAGACGGGGGCAACGCCGAAGCCGGCGACGACGAGCCCGGCGATCAGGCCGGTCTTGGAGGCGGGGAACCACTTGAGCGCGGGCGGCGTCGCAGCCGAGTAGCCGAAGCCGAAACCGGCGCCGGCGAGCACGCCAAAGCCGACGACCCACGCCGCGTAGGCGGGCGAGAACGCCATCAGGCTGAAGCCGGCGCCCACCAGGATGCCGCCGATCAGCGCGGTGCGGGCCGGCCCGATCTTGTCCTGGCACTTGCCGGCCAGGATCATCGCAAAGGCGAAAGTGAGGCAGCAAACGGCGTACGGATCGTTGATCGACGCGTGATCCCAGGTAAACGCCCCCGGGCCGCCCTTTTCGATCGACGCCTTGATCGCGCCCTTGAAGATGCTCCAGGCATAGAGGACGCCCAGCGCCAGGTTGATCCCCAGGCCGGCCATCGTGACCTGCCACCCTCTATTCTTGATCGTCTGTTCCATGATCGCGACTCCTCGGTAATTTTGGGTTCTAGCGATTGGCCGGTTGGCCTTCGTGGAACGTCACCGGCATCTCGATCAAGGCGTCCGCCTGCTTCTTGACGGGCCCGTTCATGCGCATCGCGGCGGAAAATTCCATCCAGAAGATCAGGTAGATCGAGATCATGAGCGACAGCCCGATGTTCTGGTTCTCAGGTCCAAGCGCCTTGGTCAGGACCGGGGAGAGGAAACCGGCGCCCAGCGTGCCGGTCACGCGTTCCAGGACATAGAAGAAGACCAGGGTCGCGGCGGTGCCGCCGAACATGATGGCGAGCCCCCTCCCGCGCTTGACCCAGTATTTCGGGGAGAAGCCGAACATCCGCATGAAGATGACGACCCAGATGATCCACACGGAGTAATCGACGGCCGCGTCGGGGAGCGCCAGCTTGTTCTTGACCAGGACGATCTCGAGGACGGTCACGACGGCGAGCAGGATGAACATCCACGAGAACTTCTCGTCGGCCTGCGACCGCCAGGTCCGGCTGTCGGGCGGCGCGATCTCCTTTACGGAATGGGAATGCGTCCCCAGCGACATGAACAGGATGGCGAACCAGATGCCCGCGTTGTGGAACAGCAGCGAGGCGTGGTTGCCCGCGATGTTGGCGATGCGCGCCATCGGGTCGCGAATGAAGTCGGCGGCGATCCGCATGAGGAACAGGTTGACGAGGATGGAGCAGACGGCGACGACCAGGACGGTGAAGATCCGCTTCGGGAGCAGATAGGCGTCGATCCGGTCCGGGAAGCCGAGGATGAAGGCAAACCAGATGAGGAACATGATAAAGGGAATCCCGAAGCAGATGCCGTAGGTGGTATTGCCTGCGAAATCGCCGGCCTGTGCGTAGATCACGAACTTTTCCTTGACGAGGGGATCGGTGTTGGCCGCCTTGACGACGTCCTTTGCGACGGTCTTGACGTGCGGCAAGAGCCCCATCGTGCCCCAGCCGTGATCGCCCTGAGTCGTGTCGAGCACCCAGTACCGGTCGCCCATGGTGGCATCGAGCCCCTGGAAGAACTTCATCGAATAGGTCGCGCAGAGAGCCACGACCACCAACAGCAGGATTGCGTTCTTGATGCTCATCGGCTTGGTCATGGCGCTATTCCTTGTGGGTGGTCCAGAACATGGAAACCGCGTTGGCTGCGAAAATGCCATAGAGCCACATGGTGTTCCAGGCCGGGCCGGACCAATGGCTTCCCTTGCCGGCGCCGACGACGCCAGAGGCGATGACCATGCCGATGATCGCGGTGAACGATACCGTCGTCACGGCGCGAAGGATCTGGTTGTTCCGCCAGGTGTGGCGTTCCATCTCCTCGATCCGCTCGACGACCGACTCGTTGTACTGCTGGCGCCACTGCTCGATCAGGAGCTGGGTATCCTCGAGCGAATAAGAGACCTTTTCATCGGGCTTTGCCACCTTGAGGTTGTTCTTGCGCGCATCTTCCGCCCCGATCTCCTCAACCTGCTGAAGCTTTTCGGCGGTCGCTTTCATGTCCCGGATGCTCATGTCTTTTCTCCTTTGCTATCGGTCAAGTCTGGTTGCGGTCTTCAAGCAGATGCGGCTGTCTTCGTTTCCGACGGGAATCGATCGGCCAGTTCCTGGTATTTCGGGCAATCGGCAAAACGGCTGCTGCAGTACCGGATGATCAGGTTCACGTCGTGGGGGAAGATGTACCCGCACCCGACGTCGCAGTAGTCTTCGTTCTTGCCGTAATAGGGACAGACCGGTTGTTGTTCGTTCATGGGTTGGACTTCACCCTTTTGCGAAATGGTTACGGCAGTTGATTGAGCAACAGGCATGCCATGACTGAATGCAGATGCGGAACCCTGTGTTTCCGGGAGGTTATGCTGAAAGGGGATTCAATGAATGAGGTGGGACGAGGAATTGATTCGCGCGGGCGCAAAATTCCGAACCCGTGTTTCGCAGAAATGCAAAAACGAAATATGAATCTATCTTTGTGCGTCGTCCTCCCGGCGGATGCCGTATTTCTTGATCTTGCGATAGATCGTCGCCATGTTCATGCCGGCTTCGCGCGCGGCGGCTTCGACGTTCCAACGATGCTTCTTCAGC is a genomic window containing:
- the fabD gene encoding ACP S-malonyltransferase; protein product: MGIGLIFPGQASQFSGMGKELYDDSPVARAVFEEASEALSMDLAALCFTGTEEALRMTENTQPAIFTVSVAAFRVLDAELSLSPVCVAGHSLGEYSALVAAGVFSLRDAVRVLRSRGRYMQEAVPVGEGAMAAIMGLSAEAVEAVCASVAGQGIVSPANFNGGDQVVISGSADAVKAACEAGKAAGAKRALPLPVSAPFHCALMKPAADRLAPELSAMPQGTFRFPVVANVTGECYSDGIPAWEFLARQIASPVRWEASVRAMRALGASAFIEVGPGKVLSGLVKRIEREAVTAAFSKPSDMEGVRTALSA
- the amrB gene encoding AmmeMemoRadiSam system protein B, whose translation is MMIRNPAVAGQFYPASERELDLAVESLTADLPGKVPAKAVVVPHAGYLYSGKVAGALFSAIEIPDRIVVMCPNHTGVGHQAALWGSGEWRMPWGNVPVDEEFSSRLLKAAPILVDDPSAHGGEHALEVVLPFAHRFRKTFRLVPIVLGHLSLAQCRQLGEAIADTVSASESPTLIVASSDMSHYVPDEVARRNDRLAIDRMLSLDPKGLHETVLTHRISMCGVLPATTALFAALSLGATEARLVKYATSGDATGDYRQVVGYAGLLFR
- the rpmF gene encoding 50S ribosomal protein L32, with product MPNPKRRGSKTRRDKRRTHKKLSNPAINVCPQCKQIKRPHMICQNCGTYNGREVIAKD
- the gltX gene encoding glutamate--tRNA ligase, with product MSDVVTRFAPSPTGYLHIGGARTALFNWLHARETGGTFVLRIEDTDQERSTPESVQAIFDGMNWLGMNWDKGPFYQTQRMDLYKKEAERLLAQGKAYRCICTPEELDQRREAARARGEKPRYDGRCRNLSPAESEGKKSVIRFKLPEGGQTIVHDFILGDVSFDNAELDDMILVRTDGFPTYNFVVVVDDASMGVTLVLRGNDHLNNTPKQILLYEALGYSMPRFGHVPMILGKDGTKLSKRHGAMSVMAYQEMGYLPEAMVNYLVRLGWSHGDQEIFSVEELKQVFSLDHIGKSAGKFDPDKLLHLNAHYIKSGDPARIAALLVPFLAKVGISTEASPRLEAIVKTLQERAKTLVEMAESAVFFFREKEIDPAAARKVLTPEALALLDEVVAALSGSASFSHEALEAAVAPLVVKADGKLGKIAQPIRVALTGGTVSPGVFEIMEVLGKEEVIRRLSSARSRIPA
- a CDS encoding tetratricopeptide repeat protein; translated protein: MVDVSLFGAAPLSAGGHHIVNVAFHAANAALLFIFLYSSTGAAVSSVLVAVFFALHPMHVESVAWVSERKDVLSGLFAMLTLLAYVWYARTRKAGRYILVVLAFVAGLLSKATLVTIPFVLLLLDIWPLGGVMAPLLVAETGSPPTTLTAFSRVRWRWAIIEKLPLLALSIILSVVTIAAQRAGGAVSELGDIPVSLRLSNAVVSYVAYIGKAVWPTHLAALYVLPLSIPAWKVAGSAMILIALTVAIIMVGRSRPYLPVGWFWFLGMMVPMVGIVQVGRQAMADRYAYLPFIGLYIAFSFLFCDLFLKCRRRSVRIAMGILIAGVVVALGLAARAQLAHWKNSRALFERLIESDPGDGWYNLGNLDLLDGNRGGAEKSFLMAIRTNPRHARARTALAVERIKDGHITEAIPLLEESIRLEPDYVKSWYNLGAAYGRLGNEAASLRIYEQVLAWRPDDTNAMLAAGSLRIRKGDIDSGLSILERAATLAPEDRELLIALRDEAIRAGREAVARKAEDQLQRMGPR
- the plsX gene encoding phosphate acyltransferase PlsX gives rise to the protein MAEKSSPRTDPTASPAAFKMKIAVDAMGGDHAPREVVSGALMAARELNVPIVLVGQETRIREELARAGGGHPLVSVVHASEIVEMDESPAIAMRKKKDSSMRVGLNLVSSGEVSSFVSAGNSGAVMAGALYILKKVEGIDRPAISATIPTPSGPIVLIDAGANVDCKPAHLEQFAFMGDAYARKILGIASPRIGVVSIGEEEGKGTDLTRETGEKLRNSRLNFVGNVEGRDFFAGKADVFVCDGFVGNVVLKTMEGMASALGQFLKAEIRKSYPAMLGALLAGGAIKKLKKKLDYTEYGGAPLLGVRGGVVICHGSSDAKAIKNGIRMAASLSRGGVDVEIARSIASHGCQADEGISARN
- a CDS encoding DUF177 domain-containing protein, with protein sequence MHIRIAEIPGDGLDVVASRGSAWVPNVLEGIDPYPLESCKLVSVELYLRVEGKDVFVEGAYRAKGEGQCDICSEPVSVLLEDRFHAFLVPPDEEPAGNSHVELHEGDLELNYHNGVSIDPEDILREHVALGIPSRIVCKEDCKGLCPRCGGNRNRGECTCPSAERRNVFSVLESLKTKKE
- a CDS encoding OFA family MFS transporter translates to MEQTIKNRGWQVTMAGLGINLALGVLYAWSIFKGAIKASIEKGGPGAFTWDHASINDPYAVCCLTFAFAMILAGKCQDKIGPARTALIGGILVGAGFSLMAFSPAYAAWVVGFGVLAGAGFGFGYSAATPPALKWFPASKTGLIAGLVVAGFGVAPVYIAPLSSYLIGAYGVQQAMLFLAAAFAVIACGLSFLLVNPPAGYVPVETAKVDPAKVAAKKSGNDATVGEMLRDPRFYLLWIAYFIGAGAGLMVIGSVAGLAKKSLGSMAFIAVAIMAIGNAGGRVTAGILSDKIGRKATLILMLCFQAVMMFGALTVINTGSAALLVLLATFIGFNYGSNLALFPTFSKDYWGFKNYGMNYGALFTAWGVGGFVMGKVSETLNAQPGGMSKSFMLAGVLLLAGAALTTTLKTGAEKSEAKKTAAFPVATPSFLGEFSRGLGVLLGFVEAPAWNANRIR
- a CDS encoding beta-ketoacyl-ACP synthase III translates to MGSKIVGVGMYAPPQIVTNKDFEKMVQTSDEWIRERTGMVERHKAAPGTPTSDLAAEAARRAMANAGLSPDDIDIIIVATLTPDMLFPSTSCYVQSKIKAKNAFAFDIMAACSGFIFALSMADAMIRAGRGKNALVIGAEIMSSILDYTDRNSCILFGDGAGAAVLSDCPEGEGILSTHTHSDGDLWTLLNGPGGGTVGAGTDHGHDAPRRVINMAGNDVYKHAVTRMAEVSEEALKANGVGIEDVALFIPHQANLRIIKSVGKRIHIPSERVFVNLAKYGNTSAASIPMALAEAYEQKRYKPGDLVLMSAFGGGLTWGSALVRM